Proteins from one Pelorhabdus rhamnosifermentans genomic window:
- a CDS encoding glycoside hydrolase family 130 protein — protein MEGPIVKRYRGNPILTKKDVPYAVHTVHNAGVAKYQEKYYMLFRSHLDTGRSIIGLAESNDGYSFTVHDKPFMTPATEEIFKEYEAFGVEDPRISCIEGEYYITYSAYSKHGVRIGLAKTIDFKSIERISLITEADYRNVVLFPEKINGRYIRLDRPHSEISPWAIWISYSKDLIYWGESELIMMPVPYHWDQMKIGPGATPIKTDQGWLSIYHGVFPTMDGAIYRLGVALHKLDNPAIILGVGDSWILQPEDPWEVTGYVHNVIFTCGAILEENGTVKIYWGAADSVMCVGTAKIDDLISLCLNHNRPALP, from the coding sequence ATGGAAGGACCTATTGTAAAACGTTATAGGGGAAATCCAATATTAACAAAAAAAGATGTTCCTTACGCCGTCCACACCGTGCATAACGCCGGAGTAGCAAAATATCAGGAAAAATACTACATGCTGTTTCGTTCTCACCTCGATACAGGACGCTCGATTATTGGATTAGCAGAAAGCAATGACGGGTACTCTTTTACCGTACATGACAAACCTTTTATGACTCCTGCAACAGAGGAAATTTTCAAAGAGTATGAAGCTTTCGGCGTGGAAGATCCTCGGATTTCATGCATAGAAGGTGAATACTACATCACTTACAGTGCTTATTCAAAACATGGAGTTCGAATCGGGTTGGCAAAAACAATAGATTTTAAATCCATAGAACGCATCTCGCTAATCACCGAAGCTGACTACCGCAATGTTGTTCTTTTCCCCGAAAAAATAAACGGTAGATATATACGCCTTGATCGACCACACTCTGAAATTTCTCCCTGGGCAATATGGATTAGTTATTCAAAAGACTTAATCTATTGGGGAGAATCGGAGTTAATCATGATGCCTGTACCCTATCACTGGGATCAAATGAAAATTGGCCCCGGAGCAACGCCCATCAAAACTGACCAAGGTTGGCTTTCTATTTATCACGGTGTCTTTCCCACCATGGATGGAGCAATTTATCGGCTAGGCGTCGCCTTACACAAACTAGATAATCCTGCGATCATTCTCGGAGTCGGCGACAGCTGGATTCTACAACCGGAAGATCCGTGGGAAGTAACAGGATATGTTCATAATGTGATTTTTACCTGTGGAGCTATTCTTGAAGAAAATGGTACTGTTAAAATTTATTGGGGTGCCGCCGATTCTGTCATGTGCGTAGGAACTGCCAAAATAGACGACCTTATAAGTCTTTGCCTAAATCATAACCGACCGGCCCTACCATAA
- a CDS encoding LptF/LptG family permease, translating into MRILDKYILRELLGTFIFGIAVFSSLFIGTGTLFRLARYMTKYGASMFMVTKLFVYSLPGIVVLTFPMSMLLASLLSFGRLSGSSEITAMRSGGISFYRLTLPVFCVAFGVSIFAVAFNELVVPQANLAYDNLVYYEIEKNTEPKLQEHIIIKDIEQGNVQRLTYARRYDAATNSMIGLMVQEFGNGELVRVENAESANWHENKWVMHNGTIHDFSSERPTEINAVQFKEQVLSLNKDPKAITLGQKKMKEMSIPELKQEISILHNQYVSTSDYEVELHQRISIPMASLVFAMIGAPLGVQPHRSSSSIGLGISIIIIFIYYAIMTLMASLGQVGTIPAILAAWLPNIIGILVGFYLVHKASR; encoded by the coding sequence ATGCGGATACTTGATAAGTATATTCTTCGAGAGTTACTTGGCACATTTATTTTCGGCATTGCGGTTTTTTCCAGTTTGTTTATCGGAACAGGCACTCTGTTTCGGCTTGCCAGGTATATGACGAAATATGGTGCATCGATGTTCATGGTGACAAAACTTTTTGTGTATAGTCTTCCGGGCATTGTGGTGCTTACTTTTCCCATGAGCATGCTACTGGCTTCATTGCTTTCATTCGGTCGGTTGTCTGGATCAAGTGAAATTACGGCCATGCGTTCCGGTGGTATCAGTTTCTATCGACTTACGCTACCGGTTTTTTGTGTGGCGTTTGGTGTGAGTATTTTTGCTGTGGCATTTAATGAACTGGTTGTACCTCAGGCCAATTTAGCGTACGATAACCTTGTATATTATGAAATTGAAAAGAATACGGAGCCGAAATTGCAAGAACATATTATTATTAAAGATATTGAGCAAGGAAATGTGCAGCGATTGACTTATGCTAGGCGTTATGATGCCGCAACAAATTCTATGATTGGTCTGATGGTGCAGGAATTTGGAAACGGGGAGCTGGTTCGGGTGGAAAATGCCGAGAGCGCCAATTGGCATGAAAACAAATGGGTAATGCATAACGGAACGATTCATGACTTTTCATCTGAAAGACCAACGGAAATAAATGCTGTGCAGTTTAAGGAACAGGTTTTATCGCTCAATAAAGATCCTAAAGCGATTACCCTTGGGCAAAAAAAGATGAAGGAAATGTCAATTCCAGAACTTAAGCAAGAAATCAGTATACTTCACAATCAGTATGTATCGACTAGCGATTATGAAGTAGAACTTCACCAACGAATTTCGATTCCTATGGCCAGCTTGGTTTTTGCTATGATTGGTGCGCCGTTGGGGGTGCAGCCTCACCGTTCGAGTTCATCCATTGGACTAGGAATCAGCATCATTATTATTTTTATTTATTATGCCATTATGACGCTGATGGCATCACTAGGGCAGGTGGGGACGATTCCCGCCATTCTAGCTGCGTGGTTACCTAATATAATCGGCATACTTGTAGGATTTTATCTGGTTCACAAGGCGTCGCGCTAG
- a CDS encoding glycosyltransferase family 4 protein: protein MKVAIISPIAWRTPPRHYGPWERVVSLLAEGLVKENIDVTLYATGDSLTTAKLRSVCKAPYEEDRELDAKVWESLHISEVMEQANEFDIIHNNYDFLPLTYSGLIKTPMVTTIHGFSSPKILPVYKKYNKKTHYVSISNADRNGELDYIKTVYHGIDIEKFTLNKEWGDYLVYFGRIHPDKGTREAIQVAKMAKMKLVIAGIIQDQSYYEKYVEPYLSDEVCYIGSVGPEERNKVLGNAYALLHPIHFNEPFGLSIVEAMACGTPVIAFNRGSMPEIIQEGINGFIVSSVEEMAGKIKEVMNISREVCRKTVECRFTQEKMVKEYIEVYKEILK, encoded by the coding sequence ATGAAAGTTGCAATAATTTCACCAATTGCGTGGAGGACACCACCGCGGCATTATGGTCCTTGGGAAAGAGTAGTTTCATTATTGGCAGAAGGACTTGTTAAAGAGAATATTGATGTAACACTTTATGCTACTGGCGATTCACTAACGACTGCTAAGCTTCGAAGTGTATGCAAAGCACCTTATGAAGAAGACCGTGAGCTGGATGCTAAGGTTTGGGAATCTTTGCATATTTCCGAAGTCATGGAGCAGGCAAATGAATTTGACATTATACACAATAATTACGATTTCTTACCGCTGACTTATAGTGGACTAATCAAAACTCCCATGGTAACAACAATACATGGCTTTTCTTCGCCGAAAATCCTACCTGTTTATAAAAAATATAATAAAAAAACACACTATGTTTCCATCAGTAATGCTGATAGAAATGGGGAACTTGATTATATAAAGACGGTATACCATGGTATAGATATAGAGAAATTTACCTTAAACAAAGAATGGGGTGATTATTTAGTCTATTTTGGCAGAATACATCCAGACAAAGGCACTAGAGAGGCCATACAAGTTGCTAAAATGGCAAAAATGAAACTCGTTATTGCTGGCATTATTCAGGATCAATCTTATTATGAAAAGTATGTAGAGCCATATCTTAGTGATGAGGTTTGTTACATTGGATCAGTAGGTCCTGAGGAAAGAAATAAAGTGTTAGGTAATGCCTATGCATTATTACATCCAATTCATTTTAACGAGCCATTTGGTCTTAGTATAGTTGAAGCAATGGCGTGTGGGACACCCGTCATTGCCTTTAATAGAGGTTCTATGCCTGAAATTATTCAAGAGGGCATTAATGGGTTTATTGTATCTAGCGTAGAGGAAATGGCTGGGAAGATTAAAGAGGTCATGAATATTTCACGCGAAGTTTGTCGCAAAACTGTCGAATGTAGATTTACACAGGAAAAAATGGTAAAAGAATATATTGAAGTGTATAAAGAAATATTGAAATAG